The following nucleotide sequence is from Candidatus Margulisiibacteriota bacterium.
TTCAGTTATCGAAGCGATAATTTAAAAGTTGCAGTAATTCTAATCTTCTAAGCTTCTTATGTTTTCGGCTTAAAAATCCACAATATTTTCCTTAACTGGCTTGTATAAACAATTTTTATTTTAAACTAACAAGCTTATTGTTCATATTTATGAAGAGTGGAATCCAACTCCCCTTCCTTATCAAACATATGTCTAATATATTGATTCCCTTTATTTTCAGTAGCCTCTGAAAAATCAGGAAACATTTGATAAAAATCATAATAATATATTCTTTTCAAAATTTCAGTGCCACACTTACGTCTCAAATATTTACTAAACCGCAAAATCCTATTTGTAGAGTCTATAAGAATCACACGTTTGCCTGAATTTAAATATTTTGTAGCTTTTTTTCTCTGTTTTTTTTCTAAACTTGCCGAAAGTACCATGAAATGTTTCCTCTGCTCGTCTCCCTTAACCGAAAAATGAGAATTTTGATACTTCATAATATCCCAACTCAACCTAAGTATATTATTAAAAAGAATCCTAACCTCTTCTGGCTTCAGTTTATTCTTTAAAGCTGAACGATGTAAACTCCAAAGAACTTTGTAAGTGATATCTCTCATTTCTTTTAAAACGCTAGGGTCTTGTCCGGGAATATTCAAAGCAAGCATTGTATACATAAACCCTACATTAAAAGGAACCAAAGTCATTAAATAGATAACAGGGTGAAACTTAGCGTCGGGATGAGTTAAACGAGAATGCAATAAAACTGCTAATCTTGAAATCCCACCTGCAAATGTTAATAAAACAGAAATCACCACAGACAAAACCGGGTATCCAACTATGCTACCTCCTATTAGTACAGGAAGGGCAAAATATTTTACGGAGCCGACTGTTGCTTCAATGCCAAGCACTAGCCTTCGAAGTCTAGCTATTTCTTTGTTGTCACAAGAGCCTCCTCTATTCCTATACAGAATCGCAAATCTAACCAAGCTCATTTTGTTTGGTTTTTGAAAAATTGAATAAATTTTTGTTTTTTTACTTTTAACTTTTTTCTTTCTCATAACCGAATTGTATAGGTTAAATGCCGTTAGCTTGAAATTTACAAAATATTTTTTTATTCTCATTTTCTGATCCTCATCTATCTTATTCTTTACATTAAATTATCGTAGCAATATATACAAAATTGCAAGTGCATTATTAAACTTAAAACCGTTTGATAATGAATGCTAAAAGTATTATCATTAACTAGTCATGATTATTAACAACGAAAAAATACAACAAGCACTAAACTATAGACCGACTCATTCCGAACTAAAAGATATCCTTGCTAAAAGCAAAAGACTAGAAAGACTCTCTATGCAAGAGGTCTCTGTCCTTCTAAATACAACAGATAAAGCTGGAGTTAGTGAAATACTAAAAACAGCTAACTGGGTTAAAAATGAAATCTATGGCAACAGACTAGTAATCTTTGCTCCTCTTTACATCTCTAATCTTTGCAAAAATGATTGTGTTTATTGTGCCTTCCGTTGCACCAATACAAGCATCGCTAGAAAAGCCTTATCGCAAGAAGAAATCACTAATGAAACTGTAGCTCTGCTAAAAACAGGACAAAAAAGAGTGTTGCTGGTAGCTGGAGAGTCTTATCCAAAAGAAGGGTTAGACTATGTGCTAAAAGCAATAGATACAGTTTATGCGGCCAGAGACGGAAAAAATAATATAAGAAGACTAAATGTAAACTTAGCTCCACTAGAAATAGCAGACTTCAAAAGGTTAAAAGAGCGTAATATCGGAACATTTCAACTCTTTCAAGAAACATATCACAAAGAAACATATGCAAAACTTCATCTTAAAGGTCCTAAACGTAACTATGATTACAGAATTACTGCTATCGACCGTGCCTTTGAGGCAGGAATTGATGACGTAGGAATTGGCGTACTTTTTGGTTTGTATGATTATAGGTACGAAGTCCTTGCTCTAATATCTCACATTGAACATTTGGAACAAAAATTTGGAATGGGACCACATACAATATCCATACCTAGACTTGAACCTGCAACAGGATCAGAAATAGCCTCTGCGCCACCTTATCCTGTCTCTGATGATGATTTCAAAAAAATGATTGCTATCCTTAGACTTGCAGTTCCATATACTGGTCTAATACTTAGCACTAGAGAAACAGCTGAAACAAGAAGCGAGGCCCTAAACCTTGGTATATCTCAAATCAGTGCTGGAAGTAAGACTAATCCTGGTGGCTACAGCGAAGTTGATAGCATTGAACAATTCTCGCTTGGTGACCATCGTAATTTAGATGATGTCATCTATGATGTCTGTGCACATGGTCATATTCCTTCTTTCTGTACTGGCTGTTA
It contains:
- the hydG gene encoding [FeFe] hydrogenase H-cluster radical SAM maturase HydG; its protein translation is MIINNEKIQQALNYRPTHSELKDILAKSKRLERLSMQEVSVLLNTTDKAGVSEILKTANWVKNEIYGNRLVIFAPLYISNLCKNDCVYCAFRCTNTSIARKALSQEEITNETVALLKTGQKRVLLVAGESYPKEGLDYVLKAIDTVYAARDGKNNIRRLNVNLAPLEIADFKRLKERNIGTFQLFQETYHKETYAKLHLKGPKRNYDYRITAIDRAFEAGIDDVGIGVLFGLYDYRYEVLALISHIEHLEQKFGMGPHTISIPRLEPATGSEIASAPPYPVSDDDFKKMIAILRLAVPYTGLILSTRETAETRSEALNLGISQISAGSKTNPGGYSEVDSIEQFSLGDHRNLDDVIYDVCAHGHIPSFCTGCYRLGRTGLDFMEYAKPGDIKKKCSPNAIITFQEYLEDYASPKTKKIGEQTIAEALRNLPDDKIREFAMNSLQKIKDGQRDIFC